In Bombus fervidus isolate BK054 chromosome 13, iyBomFerv1, whole genome shotgun sequence, a single genomic region encodes these proteins:
- the Cyp304a1 gene encoding probable cytochrome P450 304a1 isoform X1 → MSPLLVIILVLLLGYKIYKSISTLTNTPPCISRLPIVGSYWYLLWYDYKYPFKAMTYYANKLKSKVLTCHFGGIVTVVANDYNSIKEVLTKDDFDGRACTLDVLLARSFGESLGIFFVEGLFWQEQKRFVFRHMRDFGFGRRHEKFETIAMEEIAILIDMLKEGSINEKEKTILRSGSARFPDILYPYVANTIWYIMFGEKFDRSEYHKLRYFCESAMMFQRASDTTGGALFQFWFLKYFGNMFGYKNIMLGNYRMVDFIMEHLDKRKYSDNEDDKGLVDRYLKVLNGNTKGKSFSEKQLIMILVDIMFPALSAVPSALLHTIKLIMHHPEVIKIIREEIDKVVGTGRLITWQDRKNLPYIEATIRESLRYETLTPFGVFHKALKKTTLSGFDVAKDTIVITNLDGLNTDVDLWGDPHNFRPERFLTEDGKLRKDLTFSFGFGHRVCMGETFTRYNMFEIIAVLIQNFNFSFIEGEPNSLKDKMPGLIVSPKEMWIRVEPRYT, encoded by the exons ATGTCTCCACTTCTTGTTATAATACTAGTTTTATTACTGGGATATAAAATCTACAAAAGTATAAGTACACTAACAAATACACCACCAT GCATTTCGCGATTGCCAATAGTAGGATCTTATTGGTATTTATTATGGTATGATTACAAATATCCTTTTAaagctatgacgtattatgcAAATAAGTTGAAATCTAAAGTCTTGACATGCCACTTTGGTGGTATTGTGACTGTAGTTGCGAATGATTATAACAGTATTAAAGAAGTACTAACGAAAGATGATTTTGACGGAAGAGCGTGCACTTTAGACGTTCTCTTAGCAAGATCCTTTGGAGAATCATTAG GTATCTTTTTCGTCGAAGGTTTATTTTGGCAAGAACAAAAAAGATTTGTTTTTCGACATATGAGAGATTTTGGATTTGGTAGAAGacatgaaaaatttgaaacgatcGCAATGGAAGAAATTGCAATTCTCATTGACATGCTGAAAGAAGGTTCcattaacgaaaaagaaaag ACAATCTTAAGAAGTGGTTCCGCGCGATTTCCGGATATTCTGTATCCATATGTTGCGAATACTATATGGTATATAATGTTTGGCGAAAAATTCGATCGTTCAGAATATCATAAACTGAGATATTTTTGTGAATCTGCTATGATGTTTCAAAGAGCATCTGACACTACTGGAGGAgctctttttcaattttggtTCTTAAAGTATTTTGGAAATATGTttggatataaaaatataatgctAGGAAATTATCGTATGGTAGATTTCATTATG GAACACTTAGACAAGAGAAAATACTCAGATAATGAGGACGATAAAGGTTTAGTAGATCGATATTTAAAGGTTTTAAACGGAAACACTAAAGGAAAATCATTCTCCGAGAAACAACTTATTATGATTCTTGTGGATATCATGTTTCCAGCTTTATCTGCGGTGCCAAGTGCTCTTCTACACACAATCAAGCTTATAATGCATCATCcagaagtaataaaaattataagagAGGAAATAGATAAAGTGGTTGGAACTGGAAGACTCATTACGTGGCAAGACAGGAAGAA ttTACCATATATCGAAGCGACAATACGGGAATCGCTTAGATACGAAACATTGACACCATTCGGCGTATTCCATAAAGCGTTAAAGAAAACTACTCTTTCTGGTTTTGATGTTGCCAAGGATACAATAGTAATTACCAATTTAGACGGACTAAATACAGACGTCGATTTATGGGGTGATCCCCATAATTTTAGACCTGAAAGATTTCTCACAGAAGATGGTAAACTGCGTAAAGATCTCACATTTTCTTTTGGATTTG GGCATCGTGTGTGTATGGGTGAAACCTTTACGAGATATAATATGTTCGAGATAATCGCCGTATTAATACAAAACTTTAACTTTTCGTTTATAGAGGGTGAACCAAATAGTCTCAAAGATAAAATGCCAGGTTTAATTGTTAGTCCAAAAGAAATGTGGATTCGAGTGGAACCACGTTATACctaa
- the Abi gene encoding tyrosine kinase Abl isoform X1, which translates to MAEYRSGSYCVSSGVGSDSEVMAELAAFLGQEIPEGRNNLADNHINLERVADYCEANYFQAENKRIALEETKNFTTQSLASVAYQINTLAYNFLQLLDLQTSQLAEMESQMNHIAQTVMIHKEKVARREIGVLTANKITVRQYKIIAPANPEKPIKYVRKSIDYTILDDIGHGVRSSGTPRSKQRGGSQGSVQSLGAASTGSGLGAAMVGPAPTTKPPTPPQTVRTGTLSKGSREYRTPPAVAPPQVPSHYAPNYPLGHPRRERGPGYSTLPLHAHTTSHAVHNTNHNTHTNTATQHTSPPQVGTVHPLQSHPQTPPPAPPSVTAGYAQEQHNSMPPPPSPLVGITGNTLDFTSYHTLSERLSHQVSRSSGASSPPLPPPPPPEQEEHPQFGRPTQSSGAIMPIVPDEEDLPGWVPKNYIEKVVAIYDYYADKEDELSFQESSVIYVLKKNDDGWWEGVMDGITGLFPGNYVEPCV; encoded by the exons ATGGCTGAGTACC GATCCGGTTCTTATTGTGTATCATCAGGGGTAGGCAGTGACTCTGAGGTTATGGCAGAGCTAGCAGCATTTCTCGGCCAGGAAATTCCTGAGGGAAGAAACAACCTGGCTGATAATCATATCAATCTTGAACGGGTTGCTGATTATTGTGaagcaaattattttcaagctGAAAACAAGAGAATAGCTTTAGAAGAAACCAAAAATTTTACTACTCAGTCATTGGCTAGTGTAGCCTATCAAATAAATACCCTtgcttataattttttacaattattggATTTACAAACATCTCAGCTTGCTGAGATGGAAAGCCAAATGAACCATATTGCTCAAACAGTTATGATACACAAAGAGAAAGTAGCTAGAAGAGAAATTGGAGTATTAACAGCTAATAAAATTACAGTACGTCAGTACAAAATTATTGCACCAGCAAATCCTGAAAAACCaattaaatatgtaagaaAGAGTATTGATTACACAATCTTGGATGATATTGGACATGGAGTACGTAGTAGTGGTACTCCAAGAAGTAAGCAACGTGGTGGAAGTCAGGGCAGTGTTCAAAGTTTAGGTGCAGCTTCCACTGGTTCTGGTTTAGGTGCTGCTATGGTAGGACCAGCTCCTACTACTAAGCCACCTACCCCTCCTCAGACAGTAAGAACTG GAACATTGAGCAAAGGATCCCGAGAATACAGAACACCACCTGCAGTTGCTCCGCCTCAAGTTCCTAGTCATTATGCTCCTAATTATCCACTAGGTCATCCAAGAAGAGAACGTGGTCCTGGTTATAGTACTCTGCCTTTACATGCACATACCACATCTCACGCAGTACACAATACTAATCACAATACACATACAAACACTGCAACCCAACATACTTCGCCACCTCAAGTGGGAACAGTTCATCCATTGCAAAGTCATCCGCAAACACCACCACCAGCTCCACCTAGCGTAACAGCAGGGTATGCCCAGGAACAACACAATAGTATGCCTC CGCCACCTTCGCCCTTAGTCGGTATAACTGGTAATACGTTAGATTTTACCAGTTATCACACTTTGTCAGAAAGATTGAGTCATCAAGTTAGTCGAAGTAGTGGTGCAAGTAGCCCACCATTACCACCTCCACCACCACCAGAACAAGAAGAACATCCGCAATTTGGTAGACCTACACAATCTAGTGGTGCTATTATGCCTATTGTACCGGATGAGGAAGATCTCCCTGGTTGGGTGCCAAAGAATTATATCGAAAAAG TTGTTGCAATTTATGATTATTATGCCGACAAGGAGGATGAATTGAGCTTCCAGGAAAGCTCTGTAATTTATGTACTAAAAAAGAATGACGATGGGTGGTGGGAGGGGGTCATGGATGGTATAACGGGTCTGTTCCCCGGAAATTACGTAGAACCTTGCGTTTAA
- the LOC139993814 gene encoding TELO2-interacting protein 2, translating into MNSLLKELEALKIKGEFHEEKLWTKCNNLIEMSYVPERIDGASRPCEENDFRGYRQIIDRNLQDIRSMIQHIIYCRHEGHVQVKLDSSIVKTLTINLLILIGEQHEQNVWNTTESVSITKDLTSKILKLYKYQSISQLLTEQDNFNAVLLALRPKLQKDIWKINPAAVASYKWFLYQIEKPALYNHISGVLPTALIIIDDYVPENIVLGLECLYQIIQHSHLKKGLIDIGYAKVIFHALECLSHQREAKYVILIYKCLTNLLATIEHWDNTLNVFEWTKRDDILAVLLDNMEFEQNVELRCVYMLSLPQLLTNIGCAKWCERLTRILSEYCEHHTDLKTLKATLETAKTFLLMFHLRVAAHCVPLYTAFLKLHFDLTKTPVFDKEIMQNLDDCICLLYKLSPNVGCTVMNDDRMRSVIKNSLQVVCLGDTKYFQ; encoded by the exons ATGAATAGTCTTTTAAAAGAATTGGAAGCTTTAAAAATTAAGGGCGAATTTCATGAGGAAAAGTTATGGACAAAATGCAATAATCTTATAGAAATGAGTTATGTTCCTGAAAGAATCGACGGTGCTAGTCGACCATGCGAAGAAAATGACTTCAGAGGGTATAGACAAATTAtagatagaaatttgcaagatATCAGATCTATGATTCAGCATATCATTTACTGTCGTCATGAAGGACACGTGCAAGTAAAATTAGATTCATCGATAGTAAAAACTTTAACAATCAATTTGTTAATACTCATTGGAGAACAACACGAACAAAATGTTTGGAACACAACAGAATCTGTGTCCATCACCAAAGACTTGACTAGCAAAATCTTGAAGTTATACAAATATCAAAGCATCTCACAACTTTTAACGGAACAAGATAACTTTAATGCAGTATTATTAGCACTAAGGCCTAAGTTACAGAaagatatttggaaaattaatcCAGCAGCTGTAGCAAGTTACAAATggtttttatatcaaattgaG aAACCAGCTTTATATAACCATATTAGTGGTGTGCTTCCAACAGctttaataattattgatgATTATGTGCCAGAAAACATTGTACTAGGTCTTGAATGTTTGTATCAAATTATTCAACATTCTCACTtg aaaaaaggATTGATTGACATCGGATATGccaaagtaatttttcatgcTTTAGAATGCTTAAGTCATCAAAGAGAAGccaaatatgtaattttgatatataaatgcttaacaaatttattagcTACCATTGAACATTGGGATAATACATTAAATGTTTTTGAA TGGACGAAGAGGGATGATATTTTAGCTGTTCTACTAGACAATATGGAATTTGAACAAAATGTGGAATTAAGATGTGTGTATATGTTGAGTTTACCTCAACTGTTGACTAATATTGGTTGTGCCAAGTGGTGTGAAAGATTAACAAGAATACTTTCCGAGTATTGTGAACATCATACAGATCTAAAAACATTAAAAGCAACATTGGAG actGCAAAAACTTTCCTCTTGATGTTTCATCTTCGAGTGGCAGCTCACTGCGTACCTCTGTATACTGCTTTTTTAAAGCTGCATTTTGATTTAACAAAAACTCCAGTATTTGACAAGGAAATAATGCAGAACTTGGACGActgtatttgtttattatataaattatcccCAAATGTAGGTTGTACAGTAATGAATGATGATCGAATGCGTTCAGTGATAAAAAATAGTTTGCAAGTAGTATGCTTAGGTGATACTAAGTATTTTCAGTga
- the Abi gene encoding tyrosine kinase Abl isoform X2, whose amino-acid sequence MAEYRVGSDSEVMAELAAFLGQEIPEGRNNLADNHINLERVADYCEANYFQAENKRIALEETKNFTTQSLASVAYQINTLAYNFLQLLDLQTSQLAEMESQMNHIAQTVMIHKEKVARREIGVLTANKITVRQYKIIAPANPEKPIKYVRKSIDYTILDDIGHGVRSSGTPRSKQRGGSQGSVQSLGAASTGSGLGAAMVGPAPTTKPPTPPQTVRTGTLSKGSREYRTPPAVAPPQVPSHYAPNYPLGHPRRERGPGYSTLPLHAHTTSHAVHNTNHNTHTNTATQHTSPPQVGTVHPLQSHPQTPPPAPPSVTAGYAQEQHNSMPPPPSPLVGITGNTLDFTSYHTLSERLSHQVSRSSGASSPPLPPPPPPEQEEHPQFGRPTQSSGAIMPIVPDEEDLPGWVPKNYIEKVVAIYDYYADKEDELSFQESSVIYVLKKNDDGWWEGVMDGITGLFPGNYVEPCV is encoded by the exons ATGGCTGAGTACC GGGTAGGCAGTGACTCTGAGGTTATGGCAGAGCTAGCAGCATTTCTCGGCCAGGAAATTCCTGAGGGAAGAAACAACCTGGCTGATAATCATATCAATCTTGAACGGGTTGCTGATTATTGTGaagcaaattattttcaagctGAAAACAAGAGAATAGCTTTAGAAGAAACCAAAAATTTTACTACTCAGTCATTGGCTAGTGTAGCCTATCAAATAAATACCCTtgcttataattttttacaattattggATTTACAAACATCTCAGCTTGCTGAGATGGAAAGCCAAATGAACCATATTGCTCAAACAGTTATGATACACAAAGAGAAAGTAGCTAGAAGAGAAATTGGAGTATTAACAGCTAATAAAATTACAGTACGTCAGTACAAAATTATTGCACCAGCAAATCCTGAAAAACCaattaaatatgtaagaaAGAGTATTGATTACACAATCTTGGATGATATTGGACATGGAGTACGTAGTAGTGGTACTCCAAGAAGTAAGCAACGTGGTGGAAGTCAGGGCAGTGTTCAAAGTTTAGGTGCAGCTTCCACTGGTTCTGGTTTAGGTGCTGCTATGGTAGGACCAGCTCCTACTACTAAGCCACCTACCCCTCCTCAGACAGTAAGAACTG GAACATTGAGCAAAGGATCCCGAGAATACAGAACACCACCTGCAGTTGCTCCGCCTCAAGTTCCTAGTCATTATGCTCCTAATTATCCACTAGGTCATCCAAGAAGAGAACGTGGTCCTGGTTATAGTACTCTGCCTTTACATGCACATACCACATCTCACGCAGTACACAATACTAATCACAATACACATACAAACACTGCAACCCAACATACTTCGCCACCTCAAGTGGGAACAGTTCATCCATTGCAAAGTCATCCGCAAACACCACCACCAGCTCCACCTAGCGTAACAGCAGGGTATGCCCAGGAACAACACAATAGTATGCCTC CGCCACCTTCGCCCTTAGTCGGTATAACTGGTAATACGTTAGATTTTACCAGTTATCACACTTTGTCAGAAAGATTGAGTCATCAAGTTAGTCGAAGTAGTGGTGCAAGTAGCCCACCATTACCACCTCCACCACCACCAGAACAAGAAGAACATCCGCAATTTGGTAGACCTACACAATCTAGTGGTGCTATTATGCCTATTGTACCGGATGAGGAAGATCTCCCTGGTTGGGTGCCAAAGAATTATATCGAAAAAG TTGTTGCAATTTATGATTATTATGCCGACAAGGAGGATGAATTGAGCTTCCAGGAAAGCTCTGTAATTTATGTACTAAAAAAGAATGACGATGGGTGGTGGGAGGGGGTCATGGATGGTATAACGGGTCTGTTCCCCGGAAATTACGTAGAACCTTGCGTTTAA
- the Twr gene encoding signal peptidase complex catalytic subunit SEC11 homolog C twr, whose translation MLQSIFDDVRRMNKRQFLYQMLSFGMIVTSALMIWKGLMVVTGSESPIVVVLSGSMEPAFHRGDLLFLTNYQDEPVRVGEIVVFKVEGRDIPIVHRVLKLHEKGDQNNTVKFLTKGDNNSVDDRGLYAAGQLWLTHKDVVGRARGFLPYVGMVTICMNEYPKFKYAVLSVLGLYVLVHRE comes from the exons ATGTTGCAATCTATATTCGACGATGTACGGCGAATGAATAAACGGCAG TTCCTGTATCAGATGTTAAGTTTTGGTATGATCGTTACATCTGCTCTGATGATATGGAAAGGCTTAATGGTTGTAACAGGTAGTGAAAGTCCGATCGTGGTCGTTCTCAG tgGTAGTATGGAACCAGCTTTCCATAGGGgagatttgttatttttaaccaATTACCAAGATGAACCAGTCAGGGTAGGAGAAATTGTTGTTTTTAAAGTTGAGGGTAGAGATATTCCAATTGTACACAGAGTACTTAAACTACATGAGAA gGGTGATCAAAATAATACTgttaaatttctaacaaaggGTGATAATAATTCTGTTGATGATAGAGGTTTATATGCAGCTGGTCAATTATGGTTGACACATAAAGACGTTGTTGGCAGAGCAAGGGGTTTTTTGCCATATGTAGGAATGGTTACAATATGTATGAATGAATATCccaaatttaaatatgcagTATTATCAGTTTTGGGATTATATGTTTTGGTACACAGAGAATAA
- the LOC139993815 gene encoding uncharacterized protein, translating to MENEHESSTEISTDSSSNTDSIQNVNNQCIELSNEEQRIKDQADVDLTLDLGSVLPNYDRVSENENDDSLEKLSAVLEQPEDSVILEGAQSVEDGQDDKDLNYILRERIESLSEVMRNLKEELRKEIELWKKEKGELQFLREKDDALALEEATAAARAAAAAYAAESPLSNNLGDVLDISSEDAFRELTILEYEKRLAKYQDEYSFIQAEKRYNARWKMIANAYKQKLMEVERLCNEELEKVQKNVNHLQPLKEMVSQWYLDEENHGDSIRRTDFAANAQKLNTFNENNMLNRHTLQKIDAEVNMAPEIFVARFKSDDPTKIDKLYG from the exons atggAAAACGAGCATGAGTCTTCGACAGAAATTTCAACAGATAGCTCAAGTAATACCGACAGCATTCAAAATGTTAACAATCAATGCATAGAATTATCCAATGAGGAGCAAAGGATAAAGGATCAAGCGGACGTCGATTTAACATTGGATCTAGGAAGCGTGTTGCCAAATTATGATCGTGTTTCTGAGAATGAGAATGATGATTCATTAGAAAAGCTCTCAGCTGTTCTTGAACAGCCAGAAGACTCGGTGATTTTAGAGGGCGCACAGTCAGTAGAAGATGGCCAAGACGATAAAGATTTAAA CTACATTCTTCGGGAGCGAATAGAGTCGCTCAGTGAAGTAATGAGGAACTTAAAAGAAGAATTAAGGAAGGAAATAGAActttggaaaaaagaaaaaggagaattgcaatttttacGTGAAAAGGATGATGCATTGGCTTTGGAAGAAGCAACTGCAGCCGCACGTGCAGCTGCAGCAGCCTATGCTGCCGAATCGCCATTATCTAACAATTTGG GGGATGTTTTAGATATCTCCTCAGAGGATGCGTTCAGAGAATTGACAATACTCGAATACGAGAAACGTTTGGCTAAATATCAAGACGAATACTCATTTATTCAGGCGGAAAAGCGTTATAATGCCCGATGGAAAATGATAGCAAACGCGTATAAGCAGAAATTGATGGAAGTGGAACGACTTTGTAACGAGGAATTAGAGAAAGTTCAAAAAAATGTGAATCATTTGCAACCGCTGAAAGAAATGGTATCACAATGGTATCTCGACGAAGAAAACCATGGTGATTCAATCAGAAGAACCGATTTTGCTGCAAATGCTCAGAAACTCAATACTTTCAATGAGAATAATATGCTCAATCGTCACACATTGCAAAAGATAGACGCGGAAGTTAATATGGCGCCAGAAATATTCGTTGCTCGATTCAAATCCGACGATCCAACAAAAATAGATAAACTTTATGGATAA
- the Cyp304a1 gene encoding probable cytochrome P450 304a1 isoform X2 has protein sequence MSPLLVIILVLLLGYKIYKSISTLTNTPPCIFFVEGLFWQEQKRFVFRHMRDFGFGRRHEKFETIAMEEIAILIDMLKEGSINEKEKTILRSGSARFPDILYPYVANTIWYIMFGEKFDRSEYHKLRYFCESAMMFQRASDTTGGALFQFWFLKYFGNMFGYKNIMLGNYRMVDFIMEHLDKRKYSDNEDDKGLVDRYLKVLNGNTKGKSFSEKQLIMILVDIMFPALSAVPSALLHTIKLIMHHPEVIKIIREEIDKVVGTGRLITWQDRKNLPYIEATIRESLRYETLTPFGVFHKALKKTTLSGFDVAKDTIVITNLDGLNTDVDLWGDPHNFRPERFLTEDGKLRKDLTFSFGFGHRVCMGETFTRYNMFEIIAVLIQNFNFSFIEGEPNSLKDKMPGLIVSPKEMWIRVEPRYT, from the exons ATGTCTCCACTTCTTGTTATAATACTAGTTTTATTACTGGGATATAAAATCTACAAAAGTATAAGTACACTAACAAATACACCACCAT GTATCTTTTTCGTCGAAGGTTTATTTTGGCAAGAACAAAAAAGATTTGTTTTTCGACATATGAGAGATTTTGGATTTGGTAGAAGacatgaaaaatttgaaacgatcGCAATGGAAGAAATTGCAATTCTCATTGACATGCTGAAAGAAGGTTCcattaacgaaaaagaaaag ACAATCTTAAGAAGTGGTTCCGCGCGATTTCCGGATATTCTGTATCCATATGTTGCGAATACTATATGGTATATAATGTTTGGCGAAAAATTCGATCGTTCAGAATATCATAAACTGAGATATTTTTGTGAATCTGCTATGATGTTTCAAAGAGCATCTGACACTACTGGAGGAgctctttttcaattttggtTCTTAAAGTATTTTGGAAATATGTttggatataaaaatataatgctAGGAAATTATCGTATGGTAGATTTCATTATG GAACACTTAGACAAGAGAAAATACTCAGATAATGAGGACGATAAAGGTTTAGTAGATCGATATTTAAAGGTTTTAAACGGAAACACTAAAGGAAAATCATTCTCCGAGAAACAACTTATTATGATTCTTGTGGATATCATGTTTCCAGCTTTATCTGCGGTGCCAAGTGCTCTTCTACACACAATCAAGCTTATAATGCATCATCcagaagtaataaaaattataagagAGGAAATAGATAAAGTGGTTGGAACTGGAAGACTCATTACGTGGCAAGACAGGAAGAA ttTACCATATATCGAAGCGACAATACGGGAATCGCTTAGATACGAAACATTGACACCATTCGGCGTATTCCATAAAGCGTTAAAGAAAACTACTCTTTCTGGTTTTGATGTTGCCAAGGATACAATAGTAATTACCAATTTAGACGGACTAAATACAGACGTCGATTTATGGGGTGATCCCCATAATTTTAGACCTGAAAGATTTCTCACAGAAGATGGTAAACTGCGTAAAGATCTCACATTTTCTTTTGGATTTG GGCATCGTGTGTGTATGGGTGAAACCTTTACGAGATATAATATGTTCGAGATAATCGCCGTATTAATACAAAACTTTAACTTTTCGTTTATAGAGGGTGAACCAAATAGTCTCAAAGATAAAATGCCAGGTTTAATTGTTAGTCCAAAAGAAATGTGGATTCGAGTGGAACCACGTTATACctaa